A window of Lysobacter terrestris contains these coding sequences:
- a CDS encoding M1 family metallopeptidase has translation MRHSILMLSLAAVLAATTGCKRDAAPAGDAPASTAATAPAAAQMIDEHSYAQPDKVKVKDLALELKVDFDKKVIDGSATLALDWLDKAATQLVLDTRDLAIGKVVGERSDGKWEDLKYALAPADKVLGSKLTIETPQRNARVRITYTTSPDASGLQWLTAAMTEGKKTPFMFSQSQQIHARSWVPLQDTPSVRFTYTAHVLAPQDTMVVMSAAIEPGADNSGDKRDGDYSFRMPQAIPSYLLAIGAGDLVFKPISKRSGVWAEPTAVAKAVAEFADTEKMIETTEQLYGPYRWDRYDMLLLPPSFPYGGMENPRMTFLTPTVIVGDKSLVSLIAHELAHSWSGNLVTFSTAKDAWLNEGVTSYVENRIIESMYGKERADMENVIERNELKSEFTADNKPLQALAVKAGTLKDPDDNLGSTVYTKGAWFLQFLEQRFGRADFDAFLRGYFDHFAFQSISTDQFREYAKANLLDKYPGKVTQAEFDAWLFEPGVPADAPQTTSARFDAVDAARKAWLDAGTLPAKDASAKWTTQEWVHFIEGMPETLQPEQLAALDAAYHFTGTPNGEIAQRWYPLAVRSGYAAANAELAKFLERVGRRKLIMPTYKELVKTPAGLKLAEETFAKAKPGYHPITTGSVETTIAEAKAAPTK, from the coding sequence ATGCGCCATTCGATCCTGATGCTGTCCCTCGCGGCCGTGCTGGCCGCCACGACCGGTTGCAAGCGCGACGCCGCGCCGGCCGGCGATGCCCCGGCGTCCACTGCCGCCACCGCTCCCGCTGCCGCCCAGATGATCGACGAGCATTCCTACGCCCAGCCCGACAAGGTCAAGGTCAAGGACCTCGCCCTGGAACTGAAGGTCGACTTCGACAAGAAGGTGATCGACGGCAGCGCGACGCTGGCGCTGGACTGGCTCGACAAGGCCGCGACGCAGCTGGTGCTCGACACCCGCGACCTCGCCATCGGCAAGGTCGTCGGCGAACGCAGCGACGGCAAGTGGGAAGACCTCAAGTACGCGCTGGCGCCGGCGGACAAGGTCCTCGGCAGCAAGCTCACCATCGAAACGCCGCAGCGCAACGCGCGCGTGCGCATCACCTACACGACCTCGCCCGATGCGTCCGGCCTGCAGTGGCTGACCGCGGCGATGACCGAGGGCAAGAAGACGCCCTTCATGTTCAGCCAGTCGCAGCAGATCCACGCGCGTTCGTGGGTGCCGCTGCAGGACACGCCGAGCGTGCGCTTCACCTACACCGCGCACGTGCTGGCACCGCAGGACACGATGGTGGTGATGAGCGCGGCGATCGAGCCTGGCGCCGACAACAGCGGCGACAAGCGCGACGGCGACTACAGCTTCAGGATGCCGCAGGCGATCCCGTCCTACCTGCTGGCGATCGGTGCCGGCGACCTGGTGTTCAAGCCGATCAGCAAGCGCAGCGGCGTGTGGGCCGAGCCCACCGCGGTCGCCAAGGCGGTGGCCGAGTTCGCCGACACCGAGAAGATGATCGAGACGACGGAACAGCTGTACGGCCCGTACCGCTGGGACCGCTACGACATGCTGCTGCTGCCGCCGTCGTTCCCGTACGGCGGAATGGAAAACCCGCGCATGACCTTCCTGACCCCGACCGTGATCGTCGGCGACAAGTCGCTGGTCTCGCTGATCGCGCATGAGCTGGCGCACAGCTGGTCGGGCAACCTGGTGACCTTCTCCACCGCGAAGGACGCGTGGCTCAACGAAGGCGTCACCAGCTACGTCGAGAACCGCATCATCGAATCGATGTACGGCAAGGAACGCGCCGACATGGAGAACGTGATCGAGCGCAACGAGCTCAAGTCCGAATTCACCGCCGACAACAAGCCGCTGCAGGCGCTCGCGGTGAAGGCGGGCACGCTGAAGGACCCGGATGACAACCTCGGCTCCACCGTCTACACCAAGGGCGCGTGGTTCCTGCAGTTCCTCGAGCAGCGTTTCGGCCGCGCCGACTTCGACGCGTTCCTGCGCGGCTACTTCGACCACTTCGCGTTCCAGTCGATCTCGACCGACCAGTTCCGCGAGTACGCCAAGGCCAACCTGCTGGACAAGTACCCGGGCAAGGTGACGCAGGCCGAGTTCGACGCGTGGCTGTTTGAGCCGGGCGTGCCGGCCGACGCGCCGCAGACGACCTCCGCGCGCTTCGACGCGGTCGACGCCGCGCGCAAGGCCTGGCTCGACGCGGGCACGCTGCCGGCCAAGGACGCCAGCGCGAAGTGGACGACGCAGGAGTGGGTGCACTTCATCGAAGGCATGCCGGAAACGTTGCAGCCCGAGCAGCTGGCCGCGCTGGACGCCGCGTACCACTTCACCGGCACCCCCAACGGCGAGATCGCGCAGCGCTGGTACCCGCTGGCGGTGCGCAGCGGTTATGCCGCGGCGAACGCCGAGCTGGCGAAGTTCCTGGAACGCGTCGGCCGCCGCAAGCTGATCATGCCGACGTACAAGGAACTGGTGAAGACGCCGGCCGGGCTGAAGCTGGCCGAGGAGACCTTCGCCAAGGCGAAGCCGGGTTACCACCCGATCACCACCGGCAGCGTCGAGACGACGATTGCCGAGGCGAAGGCGGCGCCGACGAAGTAA
- a CDS encoding alpha/beta fold hydrolase has translation MTFRFARYALALLLLAIATAIVLVALDPYRLVRAEFARQRLAAGLARGTITVAGHRWVYAYSDDAPRDAPVVVMLHGFTGSKENWYPLAERLRGRYRLLLPDLPGWGESERKPGEDYGFPAQATRVDAFVRALSPKGTSFGASPGRPVVLLGHSMGGGIAALVAARHPDDIARVGLFDAAGVRFRDNRFGREVLAGANPFAVRDAASLQRYLDTVFFDEAAKPLIPWPASSALIARRRHDAAFEQSVLDRIGRSEERFLPGIEAARIRQPALLLWCRQDAVIDPSALELYAARIPQAARVMLDDCGHMSIMERPDAVAAAVTALIEKPASGNPK, from the coding sequence ATGACCTTCCGCTTCGCCCGCTACGCACTCGCCCTCCTGCTGTTGGCGATCGCCACCGCGATCGTCCTGGTCGCCCTCGACCCCTACCGCCTGGTGCGCGCCGAGTTCGCACGCCAGCGCCTCGCCGCCGGGCTCGCGCGCGGCACCATCACCGTCGCCGGCCATCGCTGGGTCTACGCCTACAGCGACGACGCGCCGCGTGATGCGCCGGTCGTGGTGATGCTCCACGGCTTCACCGGCAGCAAGGAGAACTGGTACCCGCTGGCCGAGCGCCTGCGCGGCCGCTATCGCCTGCTGCTGCCCGACTTGCCCGGCTGGGGCGAGAGTGAACGCAAGCCGGGTGAGGATTACGGCTTCCCCGCGCAGGCCACACGCGTCGATGCCTTCGTGCGCGCGCTGTCCCCCAAGGGGACTTCCTTCGGGGCGTCACCGGGGCGACCGGTGGTGCTGCTCGGGCATTCGATGGGCGGCGGCATCGCGGCGCTGGTCGCGGCGCGGCATCCCGACGACATCGCCCGCGTCGGCCTGTTCGATGCGGCCGGCGTGCGCTTCCGCGACAACCGTTTCGGTCGTGAGGTGCTGGCCGGTGCCAACCCGTTCGCGGTGCGCGATGCGGCCTCGCTGCAGCGCTACCTCGACACGGTGTTCTTTGATGAAGCCGCCAAGCCACTCATCCCGTGGCCCGCTTCGAGCGCGCTGATCGCGCGCCGCCGCCACGATGCCGCCTTCGAGCAATCCGTGCTCGACCGCATCGGGCGCAGCGAGGAGCGCTTCCTGCCCGGCATCGAGGCCGCGCGCATCCGCCAGCCCGCGCTGCTGCTGTGGTGCCGGCAGGACGCGGTGATCGATCCCAGTGCGCTGGAGTTGTACGCTGCGCGCATTCCGCAGGCCGCGCGGGTGATGCTCGACGATTGCGGCCACATGTCCATCATGGAACGCCCCGACGCCGTCGCCGCCGCGGTGACGGCATTGATCGAAAAACCTGCTTCCGGAAATCCCAAGTGA
- a CDS encoding aminoacyl-tRNA deacylase: MLSPRLHNLLDEHHSPYQTLVHDRTVTAHETAAASHIHQQQFAKTVMLKVDGRLAMMVMPAAYRVDLTRLSRALGGGMVELAGETEFKDAFADCEVGAMPPFGHLYGMPVYVDSRLAQQAEIAFNAGSHTDAVRMPYEEFEKLAQPELLWLAHVM; encoded by the coding sequence ATGTTGTCCCCACGCCTGCACAACCTGCTCGACGAGCATCACTCGCCTTACCAGACCCTCGTCCACGATCGCACCGTCACCGCGCACGAGACCGCGGCCGCTTCGCACATCCACCAGCAGCAGTTCGCCAAGACGGTGATGCTCAAGGTCGACGGCCGGCTGGCGATGATGGTGATGCCCGCGGCCTATCGCGTCGACCTGACCCGGCTCTCGCGCGCGCTCGGCGGCGGCATGGTCGAACTCGCCGGCGAAACCGAATTCAAGGACGCCTTCGCCGATTGCGAAGTCGGCGCGATGCCGCCGTTCGGCCATCTCTACGGCATGCCGGTATACGTGGATTCGCGCCTGGCGCAGCAAGCGGAGATCGCTTTCAACGCCGGCTCGCACACCGATGCGGTGCGGATGCCGTACGAGGAGTTCGAGAAGCTGGCGCAGCCCGAGCTGCTGTGGCTGGCGCATGTGATGTAA
- a CDS encoding glycoside hydrolase family 16 protein, giving the protein MDRLLRTWMAPAAMGLAGLMAAPAVEAKTLWFSGMSWTVRPDGQGGPRNNYWCAANAFVDANGELHLRITKMKGNKWCAAEIVSDMRLGYGTYQFQLRSRVDRLDRNVVLGLFNYPTADVGADATNEIDIEFAKWGDAAADMLNYTAWPVQQSLGPSGNTFPLALNGDLSTHRFIWQPTFIRYQSTHGHYDDNRFPIADWTFAPADYGNRIAHAAMPVHFNLWLVAPPSNKQPVEIVISRFTFTP; this is encoded by the coding sequence ATGGATCGTTTGCTGAGGACGTGGATGGCACCCGCGGCGATGGGCCTGGCCGGATTGATGGCGGCGCCGGCGGTCGAAGCGAAGACGCTGTGGTTTTCCGGAATGAGCTGGACGGTGCGGCCGGATGGGCAAGGTGGGCCGCGCAACAACTACTGGTGCGCGGCCAACGCCTTCGTCGATGCGAACGGCGAACTGCACCTGCGCATCACCAAGATGAAAGGCAACAAGTGGTGCGCGGCGGAAATCGTCAGCGACATGCGCCTGGGCTACGGCACCTACCAGTTCCAGCTGCGCAGTCGCGTCGACCGGCTCGATCGCAACGTCGTGCTCGGCCTGTTCAATTACCCCACGGCCGACGTCGGCGCGGATGCGACCAACGAGATCGATATCGAGTTCGCCAAGTGGGGCGACGCCGCGGCCGACATGCTCAACTACACCGCCTGGCCGGTGCAGCAGTCGCTGGGGCCGTCGGGCAACACGTTCCCGCTGGCGCTCAATGGCGACCTCAGCACGCACCGCTTCATCTGGCAGCCAACCTTCATCCGCTACCAGTCGACGCACGGGCACTACGACGACAACCGGTTTCCGATCGCGGACTGGACGTTCGCGCCGGCGGACTACGGCAACCGCATCGCGCACGCGGCGATGCCGGTGCACTTCAACCTGTGGCTGGTGGCGCCGCCGTCGAACAAGCAGCCGGTGGAGATCGTCATCAGCCGGTTCACGTTCACGCCGTAG